One Rhodoferax ferrireducens T118 DNA segment encodes these proteins:
- a CDS encoding SDR family NAD(P)-dependent oxidoreductase yields MTVFAQYPSLTDRTVLITGGATSIGACLVEQFTAQGAKVGFIDIDTAAGSTLASALAGARHAPLFVHADLTDIAALESAIEKVRQHFGPINALLNNAANDRRHTIEETTSETWDAGIAVNLKHQFFAARNVAPDMRKAGGGSIVNFGSLSWMLKQGGMPVYTTSKSAVQGLTRSLARDFGPFNIRVNTLVPGWVMTEKQLRLWVDDAARADIARGQCINQPVLAEHIARMALFLAADDSAMCTAQNFVVDGGWV; encoded by the coding sequence ATGACAGTTTTTGCCCAATATCCCAGCCTGACTGACCGGACCGTGCTCATTACAGGAGGTGCCACCAGCATTGGTGCCTGCCTTGTCGAGCAATTCACCGCCCAAGGCGCGAAGGTCGGCTTTATCGATATCGACACCGCGGCAGGATCGACGCTGGCGAGCGCACTGGCCGGAGCGCGGCACGCCCCGCTATTTGTTCATGCTGACCTGACAGACATCGCTGCGTTGGAGAGTGCCATCGAAAAGGTGCGCCAGCACTTTGGTCCCATCAACGCACTGCTGAACAACGCTGCCAACGATCGCCGCCACACCATTGAGGAGACCACCTCGGAGACGTGGGATGCAGGCATCGCCGTGAACCTGAAGCACCAGTTCTTTGCTGCTCGCAACGTCGCACCAGACATGCGCAAGGCCGGTGGCGGCAGCATCGTGAATTTCGGTTCCCTTAGCTGGATGCTCAAGCAGGGGGGCATGCCAGTCTACACAACATCCAAATCTGCCGTGCAGGGACTGACGCGCAGCCTCGCGCGCGATTTCGGTCCATTCAACATCCGGGTCAACACACTGGTACCGGGTTGGGTGATGACCGAAAAACAGCTGCGCCTCTGGGTTGATGACGCAGCTCGCGCTGATATCGCGCGTGGCCAGTGCATCAACCAGCCGGTATTGGCAGAGCACATTGCCAGGATGGCGCTTTTTCTGGCGGCAGACGACAGCGCCATGTGTACGGCACAGAATTTTGTGGTCGATGGCGGCTGGGTGTGA
- a CDS encoding MFS transporter — protein sequence MLSLPRSARLATNVHFFLNGLAFATWGVHVPTFKHLHGLSEAEVALAMLAAGVGALVAVLWAGALVGRFGARAVCAVSGLMTAAAVGALLQLPSYWTGVMGLFVFGVANSLFDVAMNAHAVEVEAAYGRPIMSSCHGFFSLGGLGGAALASLLAVAGVAATTHTLWVAIGAAALTIAVVPAMLPDRAQTSDETGYSFMRPRGVIVLLGAMAALGLVAEGAMYDWSVLYLRESLASPQALAALAYASFSVAMAIGRFAGDRARARLGALTLLSVGGTLAASAMLAVLLIGHPVAALAGFALVGLGISNVVPVLFSCASRVPGISPAHGISGVASLGYLGFLSGPPIIGAVAQVATLPVALCLVALFAAALAVLARRVLPIMGELGTSTDDKASRSVPVGQEPRQHG from the coding sequence GTGCTCTCGCTTCCCCGATCAGCCCGGCTGGCAACCAATGTCCACTTTTTCCTGAACGGGCTGGCGTTTGCGACCTGGGGCGTGCATGTACCGACATTCAAGCACCTGCACGGCCTGAGCGAGGCCGAAGTGGCGCTGGCGATGCTTGCGGCCGGGGTGGGCGCACTCGTCGCCGTTCTTTGGGCCGGTGCGCTCGTCGGCCGCTTCGGCGCCCGAGCCGTCTGCGCTGTTTCCGGTCTCATGACCGCCGCAGCGGTCGGCGCACTGCTGCAGCTGCCCAGCTACTGGACGGGCGTCATGGGTCTGTTCGTGTTTGGTGTGGCGAACAGTCTGTTCGATGTCGCCATGAATGCGCATGCGGTAGAGGTCGAGGCCGCCTATGGGCGGCCGATTATGTCGAGCTGTCATGGTTTTTTCAGCTTGGGTGGACTCGGCGGCGCGGCGCTGGCGAGCTTGCTCGCGGTCGCAGGCGTCGCAGCAACCACGCACACTCTATGGGTGGCCATCGGTGCGGCCGCCTTGACCATTGCCGTCGTTCCCGCGATGCTGCCGGACCGCGCGCAGACAAGCGACGAAACGGGCTACAGTTTCATGCGCCCACGCGGTGTCATCGTCCTGCTAGGCGCCATGGCCGCCCTAGGCTTGGTCGCCGAGGGCGCTATGTACGACTGGAGTGTGCTCTACCTGCGCGAGAGCCTGGCGTCGCCGCAAGCCTTGGCGGCACTGGCCTATGCGTCGTTCTCGGTGGCGATGGCCATCGGCCGCTTCGCGGGTGACCGTGCTCGTGCGCGATTGGGTGCCTTAACCCTGCTGAGTGTCGGTGGCACGCTGGCTGCAAGCGCAATGCTGGCGGTTTTGCTAATCGGCCATCCTGTGGCGGCGCTGGCGGGTTTCGCGCTGGTGGGCCTTGGCATCTCGAACGTTGTGCCGGTGCTTTTTTCATGTGCCTCACGGGTGCCCGGTATCTCGCCCGCACACGGCATCTCCGGCGTCGCCAGTTTGGGCTATCTTGGCTTTCTGTCGGGCCCCCCCATCATCGGTGCAGTGGCGCAGGTCGCCACCTTGCCGGTGGCGCTGTGCCTTGTCGCCTTGTTTGCGGCGGCCCTCGCCGTACTTGCACGCCGCGTTTTGCCTATCATGGGTGAACTCGGAACCAGCACAGACGATAAAGCCAGTCGCTCAGTTCCGGTAGGACAGGAACCAAGACAGCACGGCTGA